The sequence below is a genomic window from Qipengyuania flava.
GCGCCAGCTGGTTGCTCTGATGAACAACGAGGCGGAGCTTGCGGGCGTCCTTGGCCATGAGGTCGGACACGTCGCAGCGCGCCACTCGCAGCGCCGTCAGGCTGCTGCCCAGCGCAACACGCTGCTTGGAGCGGCGGGTGCGATCCTTTCGGGCCTCCTGCTGGGCAACAGCGGTTTGGGCCAGCAGCTTGGCCAGGCAGCCATGCAAGGCTCCCAACTCCTGACCCTGCGATTCTCGCGCACGCAGGAGCTGGAGGCGGACGAACTCGGCATCCGCTATCTCAACCAGGCGGGCTACGACCCGCGCGCGATGAGCACGGTGCTGCGGAGCCTTGCGCTCCAGAACGCTCTCGATGCGCGTTTGCAGGGTAGGGACAGCGCGCGGCTGCCCGAATGGGCTTCGACCCACCCTGATCCGGCAAGCCGCGTCCAGACCGCGCTGTCCAAGGCGCAGGCGACCGGCGCGACGGGCGGCATTACCAACCGTGACACCTTCCTCACGCGGATCGACGGGCTCACCTATGGCGACGACCCGGCACAGGGTGTGGTCGAAGGACGCCAGTTCATCCATCCGGACCTTCGCCTGGCCTTCACGGCACCGCAGGGCTTCTACATGGTCAACGGCACGCGCGCGGTCACAATCCAGGGGCAAAGCGGCCAAGCCCAGTTCACGCTCGCACCCTACAGCGGCGACCTCGACAGCTACGTCACGAGCGTCTTCTCGGGGCTGAGCCAGCAGCAGG
It includes:
- a CDS encoding M48 family metalloprotease produces the protein MSHTKIAAAASLSALSLALAGCMGGGEIPSASAPITQSEAQTGAEAHPQLLAEFGGAMSGSQAQYVEQVGKNIAVQSGLGNARESFTVSLLNSPVNNAFAIPGGYIYTTRQLVALMNNEAELAGVLGHEVGHVAARHSQRRQAAAQRNTLLGAAGAILSGLLLGNSGLGQQLGQAAMQGSQLLTLRFSRTQELEADELGIRYLNQAGYDPRAMSTVLRSLALQNALDARLQGRDSARLPEWASTHPDPASRVQTALSKAQATGATGGITNRDTFLTRIDGLTYGDDPAQGVVEGRQFIHPDLRLAFTAPQGFYMVNGTRAVTIQGQSGQAQFTLAPYSGDLDSYVTSVFSGLSQQQAIRPQSIQRTTVNGLRAAYGTARVNSNNGQVDVTVFAYEFAQDRAYHFLAITPAGRAGTFNDMFRSMQRIDARTAAGVVPRVLDVVTVRSGDTVASLARRMAYDSNQVERFRVLNGLGSNDTLRAGQKVKLVVRAR